Below is a genomic region from Methanofollis sp. UBA420.
CAGGGCCTGAACGCCAACAACCTCGTCTACGACCTCGTCAAGAAGAACGGCCAGACCGGCACCATCGGTACCGTGATGCAGTCCCTTGTCGAGCGTGCGATCGAGGACAAGGTCGTCGCACCGGGCAAGAAGGGCGGGTACTTCCAGTACTACGACACCAAGGACCCGATGCTCTGGAACGCCTATGCGGCGGCAGGCACCCTTGCGGCCACCATGGTCAACTGCGGTGCAGGCCGGTTCGCCCAGGCAGTCTCCTCGACCCTGCTGTACTTCAACGACCTTCTCGAGCACGAGACTGGTCTCCCCGGCTGTGACTACGGCCGTGTAATGGGTACAGCCGTCGGTTTCTCCTTCTTCAGCCACTCGATCTACGGCGGCGGCGGTCCGGGTATCTTCAACGGCAACCACGTCGTGACCAGGCACTCGGCCGGCTTCGCCATCCCGTGCGTCGTCGCAGCCTGCTCTCTTGATGCGGGCACCCAGATGTTCTCACCCGAGGGCACCTCGAAGATCTACGGCGAGACCTACGGCAAGATCGATGAGTTCGCAAAGCCGCTGCAGAACATCGCAAAGGCAATCTAAGGTAAAAGCCAGATGACAGAAGCCACATATCCCCAGTGCAGGATTGTGCCCGCACGTTTCCTCAACCCTGAGACCGTCGAGCTCCTCCTCAACAGGCTCCTCGACGTTGGCGGGATACGGAAGCTGGTCCTCAACGGCCAGCGTATCCCCACCACCGTCCCGTACGGCCCTGCTCGCGGTCAGCCGAACCCGCACCCGATGCGGAGGGTGATCCGGGTCGGCGACCAGGACGTGGAACTTCAGGTGCAGGTGGGAACGATCCTCCTCGAACTGGAAGATCGGTCCCCCATCGACGGGATCAGGAAAGCATGCGACGAAGTCTTCACGAAGTTCCCGTATTCCCTGTCGGAAGGGAAGTTCATGAAGACCCAGGCGACCGTTTCAGACTACGCAAAATACGGGCCCGACGCCGACAAACGGATCCTCGGAACCACCGATCCGAAGAGTCGCAGCGGGCCGCTCATCATCCAGGGAACAAAGTGATTACATGCCGATCGGAAGGGTAACCCAGGTAGTGGACTGCAGAGAGAGCATGGGAATGGGAAAAGGCGGGGGCCTTGCCCAGCGCGGAACCATTTCAGAATGCCGTCATCCGGACGTCATCGTCGTCGGGATGTCACCGGGACGCCGGCACGTCACAAAGCCGGTCTGTGACATCACGTCCGCCCTCAGGAGGGAAGGGGTGGAGTTCTCGGTCAGCACCCTCGTGCTGAACGCCGGAAGCGGCGTGCCTCCCGACGCTCCGAAGATTGCCGGATCAGTCCTTGGCGCCTACTTCGGGTTAACCGAGAAAGAGATCGAGCAGATCGAAGAACATAAGGTCGCGATCCTCCACCACGGGAATGTGCGGTCCCATGTGGTGCAGAAGATCCGGTTCATCCTGGAACACGTCGGCGTCAAGGCCGTCGTCGTCTCCCAGTGCCCGATCGACTACGAGGATCTTGCAAAAGAGGGCGTCAAGACCGCCCTCGTTATGCCTCCTCCTGAGAAAGTCAGGACAAAAGGAAGTGTGGAGGCGATCATCTCCGGTGTCACCAGAGGGCAGACACCCACCAGGGAGAAGATGGCCGATGTTATCGCTGCCGTTACCAGACTCATGAAAGAACAGAACAATTGAGGTGAAAATTGTCTATGGCATACAAACCACAGTTCGGACCGGGAACCTCCGTCATCGCCGAAAACAGGCGCAAGCAGATGGACCCGGACTACAAGCTTGAAAAGCTTCGTGACGTGACCGACGAGGACATTGTCCTGGTTCTCGGCCACCGTGCGCCCGGTGCGGCCTACCCGACCGCCCACCCGCCGCTCGCCGAGCAGCAGGAACCAGCCTGCCCGATCAGGAAGATCGTCGCCCCGACCGAGGGCGCCAAGGCCGGCGACCGCGTGCGGTACATCCAGTTTGCGGACTCGATGTTCAACGCACCGTCCCAGCCGTACCAGAGGACGTACATGGAGTGCTACCGCTTCCGCGGCATCGACCCCGGCACCCTGTCGGGCCGCCAGATCGTTGAGTGCCGCGAGCGCGACCTCGACCAGTACTCCAAACTCCTCGTCGAGACCGAGGTCTTCGACCCGGCACGCATCGGCATCCGCGGTGCGACCGTGCACGGCCACTCCCTCCGTCTTGCAGAGGATGGCATGATGTTCGACATGCTCCAGCGCTGCGTGCTCGGCGCCGACGGCAACGTCAAGTACGTCAAGAACCAGATCGGCGAACCCCTCGACCGTGCCGTGAACGTCGGCAAGCCGATGGACGAGAACTGGCTCAAGGCCCACACGACCATGTTCCACTCCCTCGCCGGGACCGGTTTCCGCGAGGACCAGGAATATGTCGAGTACGTCCAGCGGATCCACTCGCTGAGGACCAAGTACGGCTTCATGCCGAAGGAGGAGTGATCACCATGGCAAAGATTGAGAGAGCGCAGAAACTGTTCCTGAAGGCACTCAAGGAGAAGTTCCAGGGACAGGACGTGCAGTCTGAGAAAGCCGAGTTCTACAAGTTCGGCGGCATCCGCCAGTCCGCGAGGAAACTCGAGTTCATGAAGGAGTCCCGCGCCGTCGAGATGCAGCGTGGTATCTCCATGTATGACCCGGAGCGTTGCCACCTCGGCGGCCTGCCCATGGGTCAGCGCCAGCTGATGACCTACGAGGTCTCCGGCACCGGCGTCTTCGTCGAGGGTGACGACCTCCACTTCGTCAACAACGCTGCCATGCAGCAGATGTGGGACGACATCCGCCGGACAATCATCGTCGGCATGGACCTCGCCCACGCCACCCTGCAGAAGCGTCTTGGCAAGGAAGTCACCCCTGAGACGATCAACGAGTACCTGCACATCCTCAACCACGCGATGCCCGGTGCGGCAGTCGTCCAGGAACACATGGTCGAGACCCACCCGGCCCTCACCGAGGACTGTTATGTGAAGGTCTTCACCGGCGACGACGAACTCGCCGACGACATCGAACCCCAGTTCCTCCTGAACATCGAGAAGCTCTTCCCGGGCAAGTCCGCGGAGGCCCTCAAGGCCGCCGTCGGCAAGTCGATGTTCCAGGCCGTGCACATCCCGACCATCGTCTCCAGGACGTGCGACGGCGGCACCACCTCCCGCTGGTCTGCGATGCAGCTTGGCATGTCGTACATCGCCGCGTACCGCATGTGCGCCGGCGAAGCGGCAGTCGCCGACCTCTCCTTCGCTGCAAAGCACGCCGGCGTCATCCAGATGGCCGACATCCTCCCGGCCCGCCGTGCACGCGGTCCGAACGAGCCCGGCGGCATCAAGTTCGGCCACTTCGCCGACATGGTGCAGGCCGACCGCAAGTACCCGAACGACCCGGCCAGGGCTTCTCTCGAAGTCGTCGGTGCAGGCTGCATGCTCTTCGACCAGATCTGGCTCGGATCCTACATGTCCGGCGGTGTCGGTTTCACCCAGTACGCGACCGCCGCGTACACCGACAACATCCTCGATGAGTTCACCTACTACGGCATGGACTACATCAAGGACAAGTACAAGGTGGACTGGAAGAACCCGAACCCGGCCGACAAGGTCAAGCCGACCCAGGAGATCGTCAACGACATTGCCACCGAGGTCACCCTCAACGCGATGGAGCAGTACGAGCAGTTCCCGACCATGATGGAGGACCACTTCGGCGGTTCCCAGCGTGCCGGTGTCATCGCCGCTGCTTCCGGTCTCTCCTCCGCCATCGCGACCGGCAACTCGAACGCCGGTCTCAACGGCTGGTACCTTTCGATGCTCCTGCACAAGGAAGGTTGGAGCCGTCTCGGCTTCTTCGGCTACGACCTGCAGGACCAGTGCGGTTCCACGAACTCGCTCTCTGTCAGGCCTGACGAGGGCTGTATCGGCGAATTCCGCGGGCCCAACTACCCGAACTACGCCATGAACGTCGGTCACCAGGGCGAATACGCCGCCATCGTCGGCAGTGCCCACTACACCCGCGCCGACGCCTGGTCGCTCTCCCCGCTGATCAAGATCACCTTCGCCGACCCGTCCCTGAAGTTCGACTTTGCCGAACCCAGGCGCGAATTTGCAAAGGGTGCGATCCGCGAGTACATGCCTGCGGGTGAGCGCTCCCTGATCATCCCGGCCAGGTAAATCCCACAACTCAACTTTTTTTTACCTACGACAAACTGGCATGCCGAAACCGGCAGTATCTCGCCCGTTTGGAAGATTTAAACCAGATAATTGGATTAATCCCAATACTTTCCGAAACATTTAATTAAATCATAAACGACTGTTAAATGAACCACAACGAGTTTGAACTCCATCTCTGTGGTAACGCGAACTGAAAACTCTCGTGCATCTCTGTGCGCTGGGAGGGAGACGAATGGAAAGCGTATTATTAGGCATAGGAGTCACAGCATTGGCAGGTGCTCTCGCCACCGTTGCCGGCGCTGCTGAGGATACTGAGTCCAACATCGGATCACAGGGTGACCCGAACTCTCAGGTCCAGCTGGCTCCACAGATGGGCTACATTCACCGGATCTACAACAAAGCAGTATCCGGCGAACCGCCCGCATATGGTCTGTGGGTCACTATCAGCGCAGGCGTGGCCTGGGCATTCATGATCACCGGGATGAACCCGGTGCTCGCGATTGTCATCGCATCCGCACTTGCGGTATTTGTGCAGGGTGTGTATGCAACAACCGCTTATCTTGGCAGGACTGCGAGTCTTTCCAAGTTTGAACAGCCGGTGTACATCGACGTCATCAAGTCGGTGACCACCGTCACAATGGCTCACGCCTTTGTTGCAATATTTACGACCGTAGCGATGTGTTATCTCCTCGTCGCGGCGCTCAATCACCCGTTCCCGCTGCCTCTTCTCGGCATCGTCTGGGGTATCGCCCTCGGTGCCGCCGGGTCCGCAACCGGCAACCCGTTCTATGGCAAGGAACGCCAGTATCAGACCCAGAACTTCGGCGCCGGTGTGCCGATCTCCGCGTCCGGCAACATTGTCAGGTACGCCGAGGCCGGTCAGCGCAGCTCCCTTGACAACGGCTGGTTCACCGCCAAGCTCGGCGGCCCGGCATCGGGTGTCTGCTTCGGTCTGATCGTGTTCCTCGAACTCTGGAGAACCGTTCTCTTCGAGAGCGTCGCCGGAGGATGGGGTGCGATCATCGCTGGTGTCGTCATTATCCTGATCTTCATGATCATCGACCGTTACATCGAAGTCTGGGCCAGGAAGAACTACGGTCCGTACGTCAAGGCTGAGGAGGCATCTGCATGACCGCAATTGCAGCCAAGCCCAGTGCGTCCGAGGGCATCAACCCGGTCGCATCTGTTATCGGTATCGTGATCATCATCGCGGCGGTTGCCATCGCGGCAGTCTTTGCGAACTTCGCCCTCGCCGCTCTTATCGGCGTGATCATCGGCGGCCTTCTCATCGGCTTCGGTGTTCACTTCGTGCCGGTCGGCGGCGCACCTGCAGCCATGGGCCAGTCTCCGGGCATTGCAACCGGTGTCGCCATGCTCGCAGCCGGTGCCGGCCTTGCCGGTCTCTTCGGCGGCGCATGGGCCGCGGCGAACCCCGCGTTCGGCATCGCCATTGTCATCGCTGCCGGCGCTATCGGCGGCGGTCTCCTGATGGCAGTCACCTGTCTGATGGTCAACATCGTCTACATCTTCGGCATGGGTATCCCGGCCGCATCAGGCAAGGTCGCAAAGGACCCGATCACCGGCGACTCCCAGGCCGAGTACAAGTCCCAGGGCACTGAAGGCCACGGCCTGCCATTCGTCTCCTATGTTGGCGGCGTGATCGGCGGCATGCTCGGCGGTGCCGGCGGTACGCTCATCTACTACGAGCTCCTCCAGGTCTACGCCGCAAAGCTCCCTGAGCTCTTCAGCGCGACCGCTGCGGAAGTACTCCCTGTCGCCGTCTCTCTTGCGGGCATCTTCGCCGTCGGCATGTTCCTCATGAACGCCGTGCTTGCTGCGTACAACATCACGGGCACGATCGAAGGCCCCCACGACCCGAAGTTCAAGCGCTTCCCCCGTGCCGTCATCGGATGCGCAGTCGCTTCGGCAGTTGCCGGTCTGTTTGCAGTCCTGATTGTGGTGGTGTAAAATGACAGTACAAGTTACCGCGTCAAAGGGTGGCATTCCCCACAACACGATCATGGCATATGGTCTTGTGGGATCGATTGTCTGCCTGTACCTGACCTACCTGAACCAGTACCTCTCTGTCGAGTACGCCGCTCTCTTCGGCGGCCTTGCGGCGATCTTCGCCCTGATATGGGGCACTGACACCATCAAGCACCTCTGCAGTTACGGTATCGGAACCGGCGTGCCTTCTGCCGGTATGATCGCATTCGGCTCCGGCGTCATCGCCATGCTCCTTGCGACCGCAGACGTGTTCAACAGCATGTTCCTCTCCCCCATCATGGCCGTCGTCTTCGGCGCCATCATCGGCGGAGTGGCCGGCTGGCTTGCAAACAACGTCATGAGGATGAACATCCCGGTCATGGTCCGCTCGCTCACCGAGATGGCTATCATTGGTGCGATCGTCCTCATGGGCTTCACGGCCGTCATGGCCGGAGGATTCGGGTTCGAAGCCCTCTCTGCACGCGAGTTCGCCCTTCTCGGGCCTCTTGCCATGAAGAACTTCGAATTCACGGTCCTCGGCGGCTGTCTTGTGGCAGTCTCCTTCATGCTCGGCTCCATCGCGCTGCAGCACCCATTCAACGCCTGCCTCGGCCCCGGCGAGAAGCAGGACCGGACCCTCATGCTCGCCGCAGAGTGCGGCTTCCTCTCCATGATCCCGGTCGCCGTGATCTCCTTTGCCTTCGTCGGCATCGGTGCGGCAGTTCTCTCCCTCATCGTGGCAGTCGCCGGTTGGTACTACACCTACGTCCGCTTCCTCGAACTCTCGAAGCGCGACGCGTTCGCATGG
It encodes:
- the mcrD gene encoding methyl-coenzyme M reductase operon protein D; the protein is MTEATYPQCRIVPARFLNPETVELLLNRLLDVGGIRKLVLNGQRIPTTVPYGPARGQPNPHPMRRVIRVGDQDVELQVQVGTILLELEDRSPIDGIRKACDEVFTKFPYSLSEGKFMKTQATVSDYAKYGPDADKRILGTTDPKSRSGPLIIQGTK
- the mcrC gene encoding methyl-coenzyme M reductase I operon protein C, with translation MPIGRVTQVVDCRESMGMGKGGGLAQRGTISECRHPDVIVVGMSPGRRHVTKPVCDITSALRREGVEFSVSTLVLNAGSGVPPDAPKIAGSVLGAYFGLTEKEIEQIEEHKVAILHHGNVRSHVVQKIRFILEHVGVKAVVVSQCPIDYEDLAKEGVKTALVMPPPEKVRTKGSVEAIISGVTRGQTPTREKMADVIAAVTRLMKEQNN
- the mcrG gene encoding coenzyme-B sulfoethylthiotransferase subunit gamma — protein: MAYKPQFGPGTSVIAENRRKQMDPDYKLEKLRDVTDEDIVLVLGHRAPGAAYPTAHPPLAEQQEPACPIRKIVAPTEGAKAGDRVRYIQFADSMFNAPSQPYQRTYMECYRFRGIDPGTLSGRQIVECRERDLDQYSKLLVETEVFDPARIGIRGATVHGHSLRLAEDGMMFDMLQRCVLGADGNVKYVKNQIGEPLDRAVNVGKPMDENWLKAHTTMFHSLAGTGFREDQEYVEYVQRIHSLRTKYGFMPKEE
- the mcrA gene encoding coenzyme-B sulfoethylthiotransferase subunit alpha; this encodes MAKIERAQKLFLKALKEKFQGQDVQSEKAEFYKFGGIRQSARKLEFMKESRAVEMQRGISMYDPERCHLGGLPMGQRQLMTYEVSGTGVFVEGDDLHFVNNAAMQQMWDDIRRTIIVGMDLAHATLQKRLGKEVTPETINEYLHILNHAMPGAAVVQEHMVETHPALTEDCYVKVFTGDDELADDIEPQFLLNIEKLFPGKSAEALKAAVGKSMFQAVHIPTIVSRTCDGGTTSRWSAMQLGMSYIAAYRMCAGEAAVADLSFAAKHAGVIQMADILPARRARGPNEPGGIKFGHFADMVQADRKYPNDPARASLEVVGAGCMLFDQIWLGSYMSGGVGFTQYATAAYTDNILDEFTYYGMDYIKDKYKVDWKNPNPADKVKPTQEIVNDIATEVTLNAMEQYEQFPTMMEDHFGGSQRAGVIAAASGLSSAIATGNSNAGLNGWYLSMLLHKEGWSRLGFFGYDLQDQCGSTNSLSVRPDEGCIGEFRGPNYPNYAMNVGHQGEYAAIVGSAHYTRADAWSLSPLIKITFADPSLKFDFAEPRREFAKGAIREYMPAGERSLIIPAR
- the mtrE gene encoding tetrahydromethanopterin S-methyltransferase subunit E, which encodes MESVLLGIGVTALAGALATVAGAAEDTESNIGSQGDPNSQVQLAPQMGYIHRIYNKAVSGEPPAYGLWVTISAGVAWAFMITGMNPVLAIVIASALAVFVQGVYATTAYLGRTASLSKFEQPVYIDVIKSVTTVTMAHAFVAIFTTVAMCYLLVAALNHPFPLPLLGIVWGIALGAAGSATGNPFYGKERQYQTQNFGAGVPISASGNIVRYAEAGQRSSLDNGWFTAKLGGPASGVCFGLIVFLELWRTVLFESVAGGWGAIIAGVVIILIFMIIDRYIEVWARKNYGPYVKAEEASA
- the mtrD gene encoding tetrahydromethanopterin S-methyltransferase subunit D, whose translation is MTAIAAKPSASEGINPVASVIGIVIIIAAVAIAAVFANFALAALIGVIIGGLLIGFGVHFVPVGGAPAAMGQSPGIATGVAMLAAGAGLAGLFGGAWAAANPAFGIAIVIAAGAIGGGLLMAVTCLMVNIVYIFGMGIPAASGKVAKDPITGDSQAEYKSQGTEGHGLPFVSYVGGVIGGMLGGAGGTLIYYELLQVYAAKLPELFSATAAEVLPVAVSLAGIFAVGMFLMNAVLAAYNITGTIEGPHDPKFKRFPRAVIGCAVASAVAGLFAVLIVVV
- the mtrC gene encoding tetrahydromethanopterin S-methyltransferase subunit MtrC, which encodes MTVQVTASKGGIPHNTIMAYGLVGSIVCLYLTYLNQYLSVEYAALFGGLAAIFALIWGTDTIKHLCSYGIGTGVPSAGMIAFGSGVIAMLLATADVFNSMFLSPIMAVVFGAIIGGVAGWLANNVMRMNIPVMVRSLTEMAIIGAIVLMGFTAVMAGGFGFEALSAREFALLGPLAMKNFEFTVLGGCLVAVSFMLGSIALQHPFNACLGPGEKQDRTLMLAAECGFLSMIPVAVISFAFVGIGAAVLSLIVAVAGWYYTYVRFLELSKRDAFAWLDAKPILEPKGED